In one Paraburkholderia azotifigens genomic region, the following are encoded:
- a CDS encoding YbdK family carboxylate-amine ligase — translation MLDPFASSDAFTIGVELEIQIVNTHDYNLTKAATELLSGVKEHDFVGAIKPETTEGMIELATGVCGDFQQARGELQVLRDTLVGAADFLNVGVCGGGTNFFQNWYDQRSDGRERSEYLMKLYGAIYQQFTIFGQHVHVGCPDPDSALVLLHSLSRYVPHFIALAASSPYVQASDTQFQCARLNSVAPFPLSGHAPFVTKWSELEQYFERMSNTGLVKSLKDFYWDIRPSPGYGTIEVRVMDTPLRIEWAAAIAAYIQSLSRYLLMDKPLRLSERDYEVYRTNRFMACRFGLDGTCVNPETGERDTIRNQILATLKMVADHARSLGAEEGLEMIRSTVTEGLSDAAWLRRIYSRHNSLHEVGRQLCQIWRGAQNPDLRVT, via the coding sequence ATGCTCGATCCATTCGCTTCATCAGATGCGTTCACGATTGGCGTCGAACTCGAGATTCAGATCGTCAATACGCACGACTACAACCTGACGAAGGCGGCAACGGAATTGCTGAGTGGCGTGAAAGAGCACGACTTCGTCGGCGCGATCAAACCCGAGACGACCGAGGGCATGATCGAGTTAGCGACAGGGGTGTGCGGGGATTTCCAGCAGGCACGCGGTGAATTGCAGGTGCTTCGCGATACGCTGGTGGGCGCGGCCGATTTTCTGAATGTCGGCGTGTGTGGCGGCGGCACCAACTTCTTCCAGAACTGGTACGACCAGCGTTCCGATGGTCGTGAGCGCTCGGAATACCTGATGAAACTGTATGGCGCGATTTACCAGCAGTTCACGATATTTGGCCAGCACGTGCACGTGGGTTGCCCGGATCCGGATTCGGCGCTCGTGCTGTTGCATTCGCTTTCGCGCTACGTGCCGCATTTCATCGCACTGGCCGCTTCCTCACCCTATGTTCAGGCGAGCGATACGCAGTTTCAGTGCGCGCGGCTGAATTCGGTTGCTCCGTTTCCTTTATCCGGGCACGCGCCTTTCGTGACGAAGTGGTCGGAGCTGGAGCAGTACTTCGAGCGGATGAGTAACACAGGTCTCGTCAAAAGCCTGAAGGACTTCTACTGGGACATACGTCCGAGTCCGGGGTACGGCACGATCGAAGTACGCGTGATGGATACGCCGCTGCGCATCGAGTGGGCGGCTGCCATCGCGGCGTATATTCAATCGCTTTCGCGTTATCTGCTGATGGACAAACCGCTGCGCCTCAGTGAGCGGGATTACGAGGTCTATCGGACGAACCGCTTCATGGCCTGCCGGTTCGGGCTGGACGGAACCTGCGTGAATCCTGAAACGGGCGAGCGCGATACGATACGAAACCAGATTCTGGCCACGCTGAAGATGGTCGCCGATCATGCACGGTCTCTGGGCGCGGAGGAGGGCCTGGAGATGATCAGGAGCACTGTGACCGAAGGGTTGAGCGATGCCGCCTGGTTGCGTCGCATTTATAGCAGACATAACTCGTTGCATGAAGTTGGACGCCAGTTATGCCAGATCTGGCGTGGCGCGCAGAACCCGGATTTGAGGGTGACGTGA
- a CDS encoding ATP-grasp fold amidoligase family protein, with amino-acid sequence MHTLTDNRFMNASRGSFGSKPGRPDKVESGHLQAAGNPVFRRRLRDEVKALLPDIFFLSLLHRKEIGRFPNLFRPRTYNEHILKRSLAPDPRYARLSDKLAVRDYVRGVLGQAFLVPLISAPAEFTPAVFDGLPDSFVMKANHGSSFVKLVHDKSEVSFEALQHLASRWLLTNFYRNARERHYKHIAPRLFFESLLLDRSGNIPADYKVHCFRRNSERPRMYIQHISDRFGPDTRGNIYDVDWNHLDLAIGEYVRSAVPAPPPANLAALLEAAAALSEGFDYVRVDLYVPDDDIYFGELTFTPGAGVAPMFPDQMDFEWGEFFASTVRHSPTPEL; translated from the coding sequence ATGCATACGCTCACCGATAACCGCTTTATGAACGCTTCGAGAGGGTCGTTTGGCAGCAAACCGGGTCGTCCTGACAAGGTCGAAAGCGGCCACTTGCAGGCGGCCGGGAATCCCGTTTTCAGGAGGCGGCTCAGGGATGAAGTCAAGGCGCTGCTTCCGGACATTTTTTTCCTTTCGCTTTTGCATCGAAAGGAAATAGGGCGTTTTCCGAATCTCTTTCGACCGCGTACTTACAACGAACACATTCTCAAAAGAAGCCTCGCGCCTGACCCGCGATATGCACGCTTGAGCGACAAGCTCGCAGTGCGCGACTATGTACGCGGCGTGCTGGGGCAAGCGTTTCTCGTGCCGCTGATTTCCGCGCCCGCGGAATTCACGCCTGCGGTGTTCGATGGTCTTCCGGACTCGTTTGTCATGAAGGCCAATCACGGAAGCTCGTTCGTCAAGCTCGTGCACGATAAATCCGAAGTCAGCTTCGAGGCATTGCAACACCTTGCTTCCCGGTGGCTGTTGACGAACTTCTACAGAAACGCGCGTGAGCGTCACTACAAGCATATCGCGCCGCGTCTGTTCTTCGAATCGCTGTTGCTCGACAGGAGCGGAAACATTCCTGCCGACTATAAGGTGCATTGCTTCCGTCGCAATTCGGAACGGCCGCGGATGTACATCCAGCACATTAGCGATCGATTCGGGCCGGACACGCGCGGCAATATCTATGACGTGGACTGGAACCACCTGGACCTGGCGATTGGCGAATATGTTCGTAGTGCGGTTCCGGCCCCCCCGCCTGCCAACCTGGCCGCGCTGCTCGAGGCAGCCGCCGCGCTCTCCGAAGGTTTCGACTATGTTCGGGTCGATCTGTATGTTCCCGACGACGACATATATTTTGGAGAGTTGACCTTTACTCCGGGCGCGGGCGTCGCGCCGATGTTCCCCGACCAGATGGACTTCGAGTGGGGCGAATTCTTCGCGTCTACAGTCCGTCATTCCCCTACGCCTGAATTGTAG
- the ftrA gene encoding transcriptional regulator FtrA: MQDHLVAALVYDRLCTFEFGCVTELFALERPELGVEWYRFAVCAVEPGPIRAAGGISVAAPYTLRMLDRASTIVVPGWRDPDECPPEPLLKKIRAAVERGARVCSICSGVFVLAAAGVLDGKTVTTHWRYADKLQQRYPQLRVKPDALYVDEGQVITSAGSAAGLDMLLHLVRRDYGSAIANRVAQRLVVPPHREGGQAQFVPRPMPQDDSGRLARLMDYVRANPAREHTLASLAGQAAMSPRTLQRQFRDATGMAPYEWLIRERVAIARDLLESPAGLPMSRVAEMAGFGSEESLRRHFRRIALTSPGAYRKKFGAA; the protein is encoded by the coding sequence ATGCAAGATCATCTCGTCGCGGCGCTCGTCTACGACCGCCTGTGCACCTTCGAATTCGGTTGCGTGACCGAACTGTTTGCGCTCGAACGCCCGGAACTCGGCGTCGAGTGGTATCGCTTTGCCGTGTGCGCCGTCGAGCCCGGTCCGATTCGCGCGGCAGGCGGCATCAGCGTGGCGGCGCCGTACACGCTCAGGATGCTCGACCGGGCGTCGACAATCGTCGTGCCCGGCTGGCGCGATCCCGACGAGTGTCCGCCCGAGCCGCTGCTGAAGAAGATCCGCGCGGCTGTCGAGCGCGGCGCGCGCGTCTGCTCGATCTGCTCGGGCGTGTTCGTGCTCGCGGCAGCAGGCGTGCTCGACGGCAAGACGGTCACGACGCACTGGCGTTACGCCGACAAGTTGCAGCAGCGCTATCCGCAACTGCGTGTGAAACCCGATGCGCTCTATGTCGATGAAGGGCAGGTGATCACGTCGGCGGGATCGGCGGCGGGGCTCGACATGCTGCTGCATCTCGTGCGGCGCGACTACGGCAGTGCGATTGCGAATCGCGTCGCGCAGCGGCTCGTCGTGCCGCCGCATCGCGAGGGCGGCCAGGCGCAGTTCGTGCCGCGTCCGATGCCGCAGGACGACAGCGGCCGGCTTGCGCGTCTGATGGACTACGTGCGCGCGAATCCCGCGCGCGAGCACACGCTGGCGTCGCTGGCCGGGCAGGCGGCGATGAGTCCGCGCACGCTGCAGCGGCAGTTCCGCGATGCGACGGGAATGGCGCCCTATGAATGGCTGATTCGCGAGCGCGTGGCGATTGCGCGGGATCTGCTCGAATCGCCCGCCGGCCTGCCGATGTCGCGCGTCGCGGAAATGGCGGGCTTCGGGTCCGAAGAGTCGTTGCGCCGGCACTTCAGGCGCATTGCGCTGACGAGTCCGGGCGCGTATCGGAAGAAGTTTGGTGCGGCTTAG
- a CDS encoding DUF4148 domain-containing protein, translated as MRNASRIASILPAFVILLAGCATRGMPYAGPHLTPAECRDLAALRTNAPPTMAQHQSELAALRKAGYDPSPWYDPYYPDDLQAAQHLVDYWFQTECQHLQPG; from the coding sequence ATGAGAAACGCGTCAAGAATCGCTTCAATACTTCCTGCTTTTGTAATTTTGCTCGCCGGCTGCGCCACCCGCGGCATGCCGTATGCTGGTCCGCACCTCACTCCGGCAGAGTGCCGCGATCTGGCTGCGCTCAGGACAAACGCGCCCCCGACGATGGCGCAACACCAGAGCGAACTCGCGGCACTACGAAAAGCGGGCTACGACCCGTCACCGTGGTATGACCCGTACTATCCGGATGATCTGCAAGCGGCACAGCATCTCGTCGACTACTGGTTCCAAACGGAGTGCCAGCACCTTCAACCCGGCTGA
- a CDS encoding helix-turn-helix domain-containing protein yields MLANGIAYSRFDAAGLPPRQQLLAYWEQLGHIIEIVPSREQVRQPFICVNDRYDIGEFRMSDTYTDQVVIERTIARISRDTARGIGFTIFLDDQSHSAMTHATRREYIVSGGSVFATDLDQPIRLLRHACRYITLVVPRDRLAHIFADPGAIHGRMLDPNRPGTRLIVHRARTLVENFRHMLFEDARRGVADLVQLIADAFGEEAGLSGSTRAVYRALMFESARRHVRANLQEGGLSPESVIESLGLPRSTIYRLFEHEGGLGAYIRHLRLRAAADDLIRFPQVPVKDIGYSVGFKSASDFTRAFRRAYEITPQEMRLNDYQYLHPERR; encoded by the coding sequence ATGCTCGCGAACGGCATTGCCTATAGCCGATTCGATGCCGCCGGGCTGCCACCGCGGCAGCAGCTCCTGGCTTATTGGGAGCAGCTTGGTCATATCATCGAAATAGTGCCTTCGCGTGAGCAGGTCCGACAGCCGTTTATCTGCGTCAACGACCGCTACGATATCGGCGAATTCCGTATGAGCGACACCTATACGGACCAGGTCGTCATCGAGCGCACCATCGCCCGCATTTCGCGCGATACCGCACGCGGCATCGGCTTTACCATTTTCCTGGATGATCAATCTCACTCGGCAATGACGCACGCCACGAGGCGTGAGTACATCGTGTCGGGGGGCAGCGTATTTGCCACGGATCTCGATCAACCCATACGTCTGCTGCGTCACGCATGCCGGTACATCACGCTCGTCGTGCCCCGCGACCGGCTGGCGCACATATTCGCCGACCCGGGAGCAATACACGGCCGCATGCTCGACCCGAACAGGCCAGGCACGCGACTTATCGTCCATCGTGCCCGGACGCTGGTCGAGAACTTCCGGCACATGCTGTTCGAGGACGCTCGTCGCGGTGTCGCCGATCTCGTTCAACTGATCGCGGATGCATTCGGGGAAGAAGCGGGTTTGAGTGGCAGCACGCGAGCCGTTTACCGCGCGCTCATGTTCGAAAGCGCACGACGCCATGTGCGCGCCAACCTGCAGGAGGGCGGACTCTCGCCCGAGAGCGTCATCGAATCGCTGGGGCTTCCGCGCAGCACGATCTATCGGCTGTTCGAGCATGAAGGCGGCCTTGGCGCTTACATCCGTCATCTTCGCTTGCGCGCCGCCGCAGACGATCTCATTCGATTTCCGCAAGTCCCAGTCAAAGACATTGGCTATTCAGTCGGCTTCAAAAGCGCATCCGACTTTACGCGTGCGTTCCGACGCGCCTATGAGATCACACCGCAGGAAATGCGTCTTAACGATTACCAATATCTTCATCCTGAGCGAAGATAA
- a CDS encoding IclR family transcriptional regulator translates to MTDAPKVPRKRKSPATKPQAEAADPSASSLYVQSVEKAMKVLTAFDGSKRQLSLSEIASITGFDLSATQRFTFTLAALGYLFKDADSRKYELSPKLLDFTYHYLTSNELVSRATPYLQQLGSETEEATNLTVLDDTDIVFVLRIVSRNVFNAHVITGSRLPAYCTAPGLAILATLPDAEIDDILSRTNLVPYTPSTVYQPRKIKDRIAQIRKQGYAHTEDEYFVSDISTAAAITNAHGRGIGAVNIAVARSRWHADRDERRFADLVISTASAISTRRRVE, encoded by the coding sequence ATGACCGACGCGCCTAAAGTTCCGCGCAAGCGCAAGAGCCCAGCGACGAAGCCGCAGGCCGAGGCGGCGGATCCGAGTGCCTCTTCGCTGTACGTGCAATCCGTCGAAAAGGCGATGAAAGTGCTCACCGCGTTCGACGGCAGCAAGCGTCAGTTGTCGCTGTCCGAGATTGCCTCGATCACGGGTTTCGACCTGAGCGCGACGCAGCGCTTCACGTTCACGCTCGCGGCGCTCGGCTACCTCTTCAAGGATGCCGACAGCCGCAAGTACGAACTGTCGCCCAAGCTGCTGGACTTCACCTACCATTACCTGACGTCCAACGAACTCGTGAGCCGCGCGACACCTTATCTCCAGCAACTCGGCTCGGAGACGGAGGAGGCCACCAATCTCACCGTGCTCGACGACACCGACATCGTGTTCGTGCTGCGGATCGTGAGCCGCAACGTGTTCAACGCCCACGTGATTACGGGCTCGCGTCTGCCCGCATACTGCACTGCGCCTGGGCTCGCCATCCTGGCGACGCTGCCCGACGCAGAGATCGACGACATCCTGTCGCGTACGAATCTCGTGCCGTATACGCCGTCGACCGTGTACCAGCCGCGCAAGATCAAAGACCGCATCGCGCAGATCCGGAAGCAGGGCTACGCGCACACGGAAGACGAGTACTTCGTCAGCGATATTTCGACGGCGGCCGCTATTACCAATGCGCACGGACGGGGCATCGGCGCAGTGAATATCGCGGTGGCGAGATCGCGATGGCACGCCGACCGCGACGAGCGGCGTTTTGCCGACCTGGTCATTTCGACGGCGTCGGCGATTTCGACGCGGCGTCGCGTCGAATAG
- a CDS encoding rhodanese-like domain-containing protein gives MSVVTAVTAVTAVAAAGSAAALAHFTASLAFETDCADVHAAYAQGPDAIDFVLLDVRSPAMFAEGHVPGAINLPHGKIVASKLADYPPDTLFVTYCAGPHCNGATRGAIRLAQLGRPVKVMIGGVTGWVDEGFPLATSESV, from the coding sequence ATGTCAGTCGTCACCGCAGTCACCGCAGTCACCGCAGTCGCCGCAGCCGGGAGCGCCGCTGCTCTGGCGCATTTCACGGCGTCGTTAGCCTTCGAAACCGATTGTGCCGATGTTCACGCCGCCTATGCCCAAGGCCCCGACGCAATCGATTTCGTGTTGCTCGACGTACGCAGTCCGGCGATGTTCGCCGAAGGCCATGTGCCGGGTGCCATCAACCTGCCGCATGGGAAGATCGTCGCATCGAAACTGGCTGACTATCCGCCTGATACCCTGTTCGTGACGTATTGCGCGGGTCCGCATTGCAACGGCGCGACGCGTGGTGCGATTCGACTCGCGCAGCTTGGCCGCCCCGTGAAGGTCATGATCGGAGGCGTGACGGGATGGGTCGACGAAGGCTTCCCGCTCGCAACCTCCGAAAGCGTTTAA
- a CDS encoding ABC transporter substrate-binding protein: protein MMRSIKMRAAVLAAATTAATLFAAGNAHAADSTAAKPGSWCSAGKTVHFAGITWESGAFATEVLRQILEKGYGCKTDVVPGSTAATETALAHNDVQIWAEQWTGRSEITAKAVESGSVKLVGDTLPGGTKEGWFVPDYVVKGDPARGIKASAPGLASVADLPKYKNVFSDDEEPNKGRFLNCPSGWDCERVNTRLLKVLRLDDSYTNFRPGTGAALDAAIASAYTRGAPILFYYWGPAALMAKYRLTELKMPAYNEACWQTLRNESSTQQCASSYRVSHVTVGTSTPFYNAEPQLMTMFSKVRFPMDFLNATILDMSVKKLDAPTMAAQFLRTHPEMWKTWVPADVAAKVQAGIAS from the coding sequence ATGATGCGATCCATCAAGATGCGCGCGGCCGTGCTGGCCGCCGCTACGACTGCCGCGACCCTTTTCGCGGCGGGCAATGCGCATGCCGCCGACAGCACCGCCGCCAAACCCGGAAGCTGGTGCAGCGCGGGCAAGACCGTGCACTTCGCGGGCATTACGTGGGAGAGCGGCGCGTTCGCGACAGAAGTGCTGCGGCAGATTCTGGAGAAAGGCTACGGCTGCAAGACGGACGTCGTGCCGGGCAGCACGGCCGCGACGGAAACGGCGCTCGCGCACAACGACGTGCAGATCTGGGCCGAGCAATGGACGGGCCGCAGCGAGATCACCGCGAAGGCAGTCGAATCGGGCAGCGTGAAGCTGGTCGGCGATACGCTGCCGGGCGGTACGAAAGAGGGCTGGTTCGTGCCGGACTACGTGGTGAAGGGTGATCCCGCGCGCGGCATCAAGGCGTCGGCGCCGGGGCTGGCATCGGTGGCGGATCTGCCGAAGTACAAGAACGTCTTCAGCGACGACGAAGAGCCGAACAAGGGCCGCTTTCTTAACTGCCCGAGCGGCTGGGACTGCGAGCGCGTGAATACGCGGCTGCTGAAGGTGCTCAGGCTCGACGACTCGTACACGAACTTCCGTCCCGGCACGGGCGCGGCGCTCGATGCCGCGATCGCGTCGGCGTACACGCGCGGCGCGCCGATCCTGTTCTACTACTGGGGACCGGCGGCACTGATGGCGAAGTACAGGCTGACCGAGCTGAAGATGCCTGCGTATAACGAGGCATGCTGGCAGACGTTGCGTAACGAGAGCAGCACGCAGCAGTGCGCGTCGTCGTACAGGGTGTCGCACGTGACGGTCGGCACGTCGACGCCCTTCTACAACGCAGAGCCGCAACTGATGACGATGTTCTCGAAGGTCAGATTTCCGATGGACTTCCTGAACGCGACGATTCTCGATATGAGCGTCAAGAAACTGGACGCGCCGACGATGGCCGCGCAGTTCCTGCGCACGCACCCTGAGATGTGGAAGACGTGGGTGCCTGCGGATGTCGCGGCGAAGGTTCAAGCGGGGATTGCGAGCTGA
- a CDS encoding nitrogen fixation protein NifQ: MTTGSSDKRDAEVVRLLDQALHRDAADTVMFARLIGAKLAGGQLLHLGLTRGALDAMLSRQFPHAALRHAVPERIAASEHQAFVDAMRATLLQHESSLAAADLDAQCLATILATACLRPDHLWRDLGLDGRDDVTAILTRHYPRLVARNTDGMRWKKFLARELALAEGRAPAPAPGCPGCEDYGFCYPPR, encoded by the coding sequence ATGACAACCGGTTCGAGCGACAAACGTGATGCGGAAGTCGTGCGCCTGCTCGATCAGGCGCTGCATCGCGACGCCGCCGATACCGTGATGTTCGCGCGCCTGATCGGCGCGAAGCTCGCGGGCGGTCAACTGCTGCATCTCGGCTTGACGCGCGGTGCGCTCGACGCGATGCTCTCACGTCAATTTCCGCACGCCGCGCTGCGGCACGCCGTGCCTGAACGTATCGCCGCGAGCGAGCATCAGGCGTTTGTCGATGCAATGCGCGCGACGCTGCTGCAACACGAGTCTTCGCTCGCAGCGGCGGACCTCGATGCGCAATGCCTCGCGACGATCCTTGCAACAGCATGCCTGCGTCCCGATCATTTGTGGCGCGATCTCGGCCTCGATGGACGCGACGACGTCACGGCGATCCTCACGCGCCACTATCCGCGGCTTGTCGCGCGCAACACGGACGGCATGCGCTGGAAGAAATTTCTCGCGCGCGAACTGGCGCTTGCCGAAGGCCGCGCGCCTGCCCCCGCGCCGGGCTGTCCGGGTTGCGAGGACTACGGCTTCTGCTATCCGCCGCGCTGA